In Hoplias malabaricus isolate fHopMal1 chromosome 6, fHopMal1.hap1, whole genome shotgun sequence, a single window of DNA contains:
- the LOC136700442 gene encoding galactose-3-O-sulfotransferase 2, whose product MTLRWLSTHLWRYRVMGLLVTLAVTVVLIILATQSLQNNRSNSVRPSGERKHQKGYNYKHIPDHSRSAPGHMLSSGKGIKGRLIPTADSVNQAMKKRSSRLPVAFLKTHKTGSSTVQNLLFRIGEKNKATFAFPYYTYQFNYPERFRAEFVDELPEGSSQFDLLCSHMRLDLNQLRQVMPPNTVFITILREPITTFESVFSYYTSTVPAFSKAKQTAARSGNMHTTGLSVFLEDPESFWDPKEPRNGLARNPMCFDMGLNNEEWNATWPEDLYHLEEAFDLVMITEYFDESLVLLGSLLGLELQDLAYVRMNALHSSDVTLLDEDAKAKLRTWNALDSLLYDFFLQEFWVKAEHFGLERLKAGVAELRASMEEIRRKCVSKAAVHPNDLEDLVRPWQTDTATIMGYKMQRNLSLEDQSFCVRLVLPELQYHSHLYFQQYGRDMRTVPAD is encoded by the exons ATGACGCTGCGATGGCTGTCGACTCATCTTTGGAGATATCGAGTGATGGGGCTTTTGGTGACCCTCGCAGTGACTGTGGTCCTCATCATTCTGGCGACGCAGTCCCTGCAGAACAACAG GAGCAACAGTGTGAGGCCATCAGGTGAGAGGAAACACCAAAAAGGTTATAATTACAAGCACATACCAGATCACTCAAGATCTGCACCAGGACATATGTTGAGCAGTGGAAAGGGAATAAAGGGCAGGCTGATTCCCACTGCTGACTCAGTAAACCAGGCCATGAAGAAGAGAAGCAGCCGTCTACCTGTGGCCTTCCTCAAAACACACAAGACCGGCAGCAGCACAGTCCAGAATCTTCTGTTTCGGattggagaaaaaaacaaagccaCTTTTGCCTTCCCATACTACACCTACCAGTTCAACTACCCAGAGAG GTTCAGAGCAGAATTTGTGGATGAACTTCCAGAAGGTTCTTCTCAGTTCGATCTGCTGTGCAGTCATATGCGACTGGACTTGAACCAGCTGAGACAGGTGATGCCTCCAAACACTGTCTTCATAACCATCCTCCGAGAGCCCATCACCACCTTTGAGTCTGTCTTCAGCTATTATACCTCCACAGTTCCCGCTTTCTCCAAGGCAAAACAAACTGCCGCTAGGTCTGGAAACATGCACACCACCGGGCTCTCCGTCTTCCTGGAGGATCCGGAAAGCTTTTGGGACCCAAAAGAGCCCAGGAATGGCCTGGCTAGGAACCCCATGTGCTTTGACATGGGCTTAAACAATGAGGAGTGGAATGCTACCTGGCCAGAAGACTTGTATCATCTGGAGGAGGCCTTTGACCTGGTGATGATCACAGAATATTTTGATGAGTCACTGGTCCTCCTGGGGTCGCTACTAGGGCTGGAGCTACAAGACTTGGCCTATGTCCGGATGAACGCTCTGCACAGCAGCGATGTCACTCTGCTGGATGAGGATGCTAAAGCCAAGCTGCGTACTTGGAATGCATTAGACTCCCTTCTCTATGACTTCTTCCTGCAGGAGTTCTGGGTGAAGGCTGAGCATTTTGGCCTGGAAAGGCTCAAAGCAGGGGTTGCTGAGCTCAGGGCCTCAATGGAGGAGATACGCCGCAAGTGTGTTTCCAAGGCTGCAGTGCACCCTAATGACCTGGAGGACTTGGTGCGGCCCTGGCAGACAGATACAGCCACTATAATGGGATATAAAATGCAGAGGAACCTCAGCTTGGAGGACCAGAGTTTCTGTGTGCGGCTAGTTCTGCCTGAACTGCAATATCACTCTCATCTGTACTTCCAGCAATATGGCAGAGACATGAGGACTGTGCCTGCAGActaa
- the LOC136699550 gene encoding cysteine protease atg4da-like isoform X2, whose amino-acid sequence MSAGCSDEADPPDDFASFEVLSDSGSFEMKEYTPNMEDTQDKAKLKHRLMSAWNNVKYGGWSLKSKPRLSKSSPVCLLGHTHQLGSEDERKQFRQAFSSLLWLTYRKGFVPLGSSSLTSDCGWGCMLRTAQMLLAQGLFLHLIPEGWTWQGAHHQTKDDLEVKSPQNFKLGSVWMSNEGRPRRRRSEGNVLDNGEDRKESKHRELVAWFGDTPSAQFGIHQLVELGRALGKQAGDCKAVEASKVDNLSVYVAQDCTVYVGDVLKLFEDSQSECNKSVIILVPVRLGGHALNPAYVECVKKLLQLNCCIGIMGGKPKHSLYFVGFQDDKLLYLDPHLSQSAVDVSQDNFPLESFHCKATRKMSFQRMDPSCTLGFYTKNRKGFDTLRANITMALTSSVDMYPIFTFVEGSGLEEQEDWGLTSDPVACDTAKAKARRRTKPSSTDERFTQLLPAAWRLFSRTLQVIGLFSLRVQT is encoded by the exons ATGAGTGCTGGGTGTTCTGATGAAGCTGATCCACCAGATGATTTCGCATCATTCGAGGTTCTTTCAGACTCTGGATCATTTGAGATGAAAGAGTACACGCCAAACATGGAGGACACACAGGACAAAGCCAAGCTCAAACACAGGCTCATGTCTGCGTGGAATAACGTGAAATATGGAG GCTGGTCACTGAAATCTAAGCCTCGTCTCAGTAAAAGCTCTCCTGTTTGTCTGCTGGGGCACACACATCAGCTCGGCTCTGAAG ACGAGCGAAAACAGTTTCGGCAGGCGTTCTCCTCTCTCCTGTGGCTGACATATAGAAAAGGTTTTGTTCCTCTGGGCAGCTCCTCCCTCACCTCGGACTGTGGCTGGGGCTGTATGCTGCGTACTGCACAGATGCTCCTCGCACAAGGGCTGTTTTTGCACCTGATACCAGAgg GCTGGACCTGGCAGGGTGCTCATCATCAAACCAAAGATGACCTGGAGGTTAAGTCTCCACAGAATTTTAAGCTGGGGTCTGTATGGATGAGTAACGAGGGTAGACCGAGGAGACGCCGCAGTGAGGGCAATGTGCTGGACAATGGCGAGGACAGAAAGGAGAGTAAGCACAGAGAGCTGGTGGCATGGTTCGGGGACACACCCTCCGCACAATTCGGCATCCATCAGCTGGTAGAACTGGGGAGAGCCTTGGGGAAACAGGCAGGAGACTG tAAAGCTGTAGAAGCATCAAAAGTTGATAATCTGTCTGTGTATGTAGCTCAGGACTGCACAG tgtaTGTAGGAGATGTATTGAAGCTGTTTGAGGATTCTCAGTCTGAGTGTAATAAGTCTGTTATTATCCTGGTGCCAGTGAGACTCGGTGGACATGCACTCAATCCCGCTTATGTGGAATGTGTGAAG AAACTACTTCAGCTGAATTGCTGCATTGGAATCATGGGAGGAAAGCCAAAGCATTCGTTGTATTTTGTTGGGTTCCAAG ATGACAAGCTGCTGTATCTAGATCCACATTTATCTCAGTCTGCTGTAGATGTCAGTCAGGACAACTTCCCTTTGGAG TCGTTCCATTGCAAGGCCACAAGGAAGATGTCCTTCCAGCGTATGGACCCCAGCTGCACTCTGGGATTCTACACTAAGAACAGGAAGGGCTTTGACACCCTTCGTGCTAACATCACTATG GCTTTGACCTCATCTGTCGACATGTACCCAATCTTCACCTTTGTGGAAGGCAGTGGTCTGGAAGAGCAGGAGGACTGGGGATTGACCTCTGACCCAGTAGCGTGCGACACCGCCAAAGCTAAAGCAAGACGGAGAACTAAACCCAGCAGCACAGATGA acGTTTCACGCAGCTCCTTCCAGCGGCATGGCGGTTGTTTTCCCGTACTCTTCAGGTCATTGGCTTGTTCAGCCTTCGTGTCCAAACATGA
- the LOC136699550 gene encoding cysteine protease atg4da-like isoform X1, whose amino-acid sequence MSAGCSDEADPPDDFASFEVLSDSGSFEMKEYTPNMEDTQDKAKLKHRLMSAWNNVKYGGWSLKSKPRLSKSSPVCLLGHTHQLGSEDERKQFRQAFSSLLWLTYRKGFVPLGSSSLTSDCGWGCMLRTAQMLLAQGLFLHLIPEGWTWQGAHHQTKDDLEVKSPQNFKLGSVWMSNEGRPRRRRSEGNVLDNGEDRKESKHRELVAWFGDTPSAQFGIHQLVELGRALGKQAGDWYGPSIAAHILRKAVEASKVDNLSVYVAQDCTVYVGDVLKLFEDSQSECNKSVIILVPVRLGGHALNPAYVECVKKLLQLNCCIGIMGGKPKHSLYFVGFQDDKLLYLDPHLSQSAVDVSQDNFPLESFHCKATRKMSFQRMDPSCTLGFYTKNRKGFDTLRANITMALTSSVDMYPIFTFVEGSGLEEQEDWGLTSDPVACDTAKAKARRRTKPSSTDERFTQLLPAAWRLFSRTLQVIGLFSLRVQT is encoded by the exons ATGAGTGCTGGGTGTTCTGATGAAGCTGATCCACCAGATGATTTCGCATCATTCGAGGTTCTTTCAGACTCTGGATCATTTGAGATGAAAGAGTACACGCCAAACATGGAGGACACACAGGACAAAGCCAAGCTCAAACACAGGCTCATGTCTGCGTGGAATAACGTGAAATATGGAG GCTGGTCACTGAAATCTAAGCCTCGTCTCAGTAAAAGCTCTCCTGTTTGTCTGCTGGGGCACACACATCAGCTCGGCTCTGAAG ACGAGCGAAAACAGTTTCGGCAGGCGTTCTCCTCTCTCCTGTGGCTGACATATAGAAAAGGTTTTGTTCCTCTGGGCAGCTCCTCCCTCACCTCGGACTGTGGCTGGGGCTGTATGCTGCGTACTGCACAGATGCTCCTCGCACAAGGGCTGTTTTTGCACCTGATACCAGAgg GCTGGACCTGGCAGGGTGCTCATCATCAAACCAAAGATGACCTGGAGGTTAAGTCTCCACAGAATTTTAAGCTGGGGTCTGTATGGATGAGTAACGAGGGTAGACCGAGGAGACGCCGCAGTGAGGGCAATGTGCTGGACAATGGCGAGGACAGAAAGGAGAGTAAGCACAGAGAGCTGGTGGCATGGTTCGGGGACACACCCTCCGCACAATTCGGCATCCATCAGCTGGTAGAACTGGGGAGAGCCTTGGGGAAACAGGCAGGAGACTGGTATGGTCCATCCATCGCAGCACACATACTCCG tAAAGCTGTAGAAGCATCAAAAGTTGATAATCTGTCTGTGTATGTAGCTCAGGACTGCACAG tgtaTGTAGGAGATGTATTGAAGCTGTTTGAGGATTCTCAGTCTGAGTGTAATAAGTCTGTTATTATCCTGGTGCCAGTGAGACTCGGTGGACATGCACTCAATCCCGCTTATGTGGAATGTGTGAAG AAACTACTTCAGCTGAATTGCTGCATTGGAATCATGGGAGGAAAGCCAAAGCATTCGTTGTATTTTGTTGGGTTCCAAG ATGACAAGCTGCTGTATCTAGATCCACATTTATCTCAGTCTGCTGTAGATGTCAGTCAGGACAACTTCCCTTTGGAG TCGTTCCATTGCAAGGCCACAAGGAAGATGTCCTTCCAGCGTATGGACCCCAGCTGCACTCTGGGATTCTACACTAAGAACAGGAAGGGCTTTGACACCCTTCGTGCTAACATCACTATG GCTTTGACCTCATCTGTCGACATGTACCCAATCTTCACCTTTGTGGAAGGCAGTGGTCTGGAAGAGCAGGAGGACTGGGGATTGACCTCTGACCCAGTAGCGTGCGACACCGCCAAAGCTAAAGCAAGACGGAGAACTAAACCCAGCAGCACAGATGA acGTTTCACGCAGCTCCTTCCAGCGGCATGGCGGTTGTTTTCCCGTACTCTTCAGGTCATTGGCTTGTTCAGCCTTCGTGTCCAAACATGA